A genomic segment from Nicotiana sylvestris chromosome 1, ASM39365v2, whole genome shotgun sequence encodes:
- the LOC138875942 gene encoding uncharacterized protein: MKVRDVSYMVDEKVMLKVSPMKGVMRFGKKGKLSLRFIEPFEVLRRIGEVAYELALPSSLSSVHPVFHVSMLQMYIEDPSHVLNFSTFQLDDNLTYDMEPVAILGRRVRKLRSKDIASVKVQWRGRPIEEATEREMRSRYPHMFEASGNVLSLLYV, from the exons atgaaggttcgggatgtgtcctacatggttgacgagaaggttatgttgaaggtttcgcccatgaagggtgtcatgagatttgggaagaaaggtaaattgagtctgCGGTTTATtgagccttttgaggtgcttcggaggattggggaggtggcttatgagcttgctttgccatctagcttgtcgagtgtgcatccggtatttcatgtttctatgcttcagatgtatattgaggatccatctcatgttttgaatTTTAGCACATTTCAGTTGGATgataatttgacttatgatatggagccagtagctattttgggtcgtcgggttagaaagttgaggtcaaaggatatagcttccgtgaaagtgcagtggagaggtcggcccattgAGGAGGCtaccgagcgagagatgcggagcagatatcctcacatgtttgaggcttcag GAAATGTACTATCATTGCTATATGTTTGA